In Limibacter armeniacum, a single window of DNA contains:
- a CDS encoding arylamine N-acetyltransferase family protein: MMSFTLNQNEYLERINYKGSTSEDFESLKSIRLAQHRSIPFENFDICLGKGISLEPDVLVEKLIKNKRGGYCFELNGLLLLALKSFGFQTQELLGRVHLAGEPTGRSHYVILVTIGDEKWLVDAGFGAETPLIPIPLVCNQTVSFEGQSYRLIESELYGFMLQKQYDTEWKNLYSVDLNHVCPGDIDYGNYYTSTSPKSIFVQGRIATIPVENGKKTLFNMQFKKVIDGKEEIIDLEEGESYLNILEKEFGIALGVKYKDLKPLQ; this comes from the coding sequence ATGATGAGTTTTACATTGAATCAAAATGAATACCTAGAGCGAATTAATTACAAAGGGTCAACTTCTGAAGATTTTGAATCCCTGAAATCAATTCGTCTTGCTCAACATAGGTCAATCCCTTTTGAGAACTTTGATATATGTCTTGGTAAAGGTATTAGCCTCGAACCGGATGTGTTGGTAGAAAAGTTGATCAAGAATAAACGTGGTGGCTACTGTTTTGAACTAAATGGTCTTTTGTTGTTAGCGCTTAAATCATTCGGCTTTCAAACACAAGAATTATTGGGAAGAGTACACCTTGCAGGTGAACCAACAGGTAGAAGTCATTATGTGATTTTAGTGACAATTGGTGATGAAAAATGGTTGGTAGATGCGGGGTTTGGTGCAGAAACACCTTTAATTCCAATTCCTTTAGTGTGTAATCAAACTGTTTCTTTTGAGGGGCAATCATATCGATTAATAGAAAGTGAATTGTATGGTTTTATGCTTCAGAAGCAGTATGATACAGAGTGGAAAAACCTATATAGTGTCGATTTGAATCATGTTTGCCCTGGAGATATTGATTATGGGAATTATTATACTTCCACTAGTCCAAAATCTATATTTGTTCAAGGAAGAATTGCTACTATTCCTGTGGAAAATGGGAAGAAGACACTCTTTAACATGCAATTCAAAAAAGTAATTGATGGTAAAGAAGAAATAATAGACCTTGAGGAAGGAGAGTCTTATCTGAATATTTTAGAGAAAGAGTTTGGGATTGCACTAGGAGTGAAGTACAAAGATTTAAAACCTTTGCAATAA
- a CDS encoding YdeI/OmpD-associated family protein, whose product MKEVEDYCPQNRHDWRKWLELNHNKKEAVWLIFYKKKSPHYNLSWSESVDEALCFGWIDSVKKTIDTEKYKQYFTKRKAKSNWSKVNKDKVKTLIEQGLMKEEGYKSIEIAKENGSWTILDEVEALVIPEDLKAEFANHKGSIEYFESLSASIKKILLHWVVSAKRLETRQKRMIEIAENASKKLKPKQFR is encoded by the coding sequence ATGAAAGAAGTGGAAGATTATTGTCCTCAGAACAGACATGATTGGAGAAAATGGCTTGAGTTAAACCATAATAAGAAAGAAGCTGTTTGGCTCATTTTTTATAAGAAAAAATCCCCTCACTATAACCTAAGTTGGAGTGAGTCAGTTGATGAGGCGCTTTGTTTTGGTTGGATTGACAGTGTCAAAAAAACAATAGACACTGAGAAATACAAACAATACTTTACTAAACGAAAAGCAAAGAGTAATTGGTCGAAGGTCAATAAGGATAAAGTGAAAACCTTAATTGAACAAGGACTTATGAAAGAAGAAGGCTACAAAAGCATTGAAATTGCAAAAGAAAATGGTTCTTGGACAATTTTAGATGAAGTTGAAGCACTTGTAATTCCAGAAGATTTAAAAGCAGAATTTGCAAACCACAAAGGATCAATTGAATACTTTGAGAGTCTTAGTGCTTCCATAAAAAAGATTTTATTGCATTGGGTGGTTTCTGCTAAAAGATTAGAGACTAGACAAAAGAGAATGATTGAAATTGCTGAAAATGCTAGTAAAAAACTTAAACCAAAACAATTTAGGTAG
- a CDS encoding IS4 family transposase, with the protein MLTANILEILCGFQIVKGKPSKQVLAKLITALVEDENVQFHQIAKNLPSKAQKASRTKQVKRFMSGAVFNYQALMAWLFSCLPSGKITLCIDRTNWQSRKQAVNILAVTAYSHGVGFPLAFRLLDKKGNSHQQERIDLLKEVLQIVPPERIGKVIADREFIGKKWLRFMTMQGIVFCVRIPSHHKINIDGVEKTGEVWSKEGFRCTDRRATIYGMDLTLSMQMTKDKNGRKDYLIVVSNLMKSGLLSSYRKRWSIEVFFQSLKGRGFNLEATHLTKLDRLERLFAVVCMAFAVCHLFGVAFHEKVQNIKVKNHGYRENSYFRKGKDLLQEHFCTRPRQVGNEIKGLWKKFWRGISSKTPSEKLVFSWL; encoded by the coding sequence ATGTTGACTGCAAATATACTTGAAATCCTCTGCGGTTTCCAAATCGTCAAAGGCAAACCAAGCAAACAGGTACTAGCCAAGCTAATTACGGCCTTGGTGGAAGATGAAAATGTGCAATTTCATCAGATAGCCAAAAACTTGCCATCCAAGGCACAAAAAGCTTCTCGGACCAAGCAAGTCAAACGCTTTATGTCAGGAGCTGTGTTCAATTATCAGGCCCTGATGGCATGGTTGTTTTCCTGCCTGCCATCCGGAAAGATCACCCTCTGCATTGACCGAACCAACTGGCAGTCCAGAAAGCAGGCAGTGAATATTCTGGCCGTGACGGCCTACAGTCATGGCGTGGGTTTCCCACTGGCTTTTCGGCTACTGGACAAAAAAGGAAACAGCCACCAGCAGGAGCGTATTGATTTGCTGAAGGAAGTGCTTCAGATTGTACCTCCCGAGCGGATCGGGAAAGTGATTGCAGACCGAGAGTTTATCGGCAAAAAGTGGCTTCGGTTTATGACCATGCAAGGGATTGTCTTCTGCGTTCGGATTCCATCACACCACAAAATCAACATCGATGGTGTGGAGAAAACAGGAGAGGTATGGAGCAAAGAAGGTTTTCGTTGCACTGACCGAAGAGCGACGATCTATGGAATGGACCTGACTCTTTCCATGCAGATGACCAAGGATAAAAACGGGCGAAAGGACTACCTGATCGTAGTCTCAAACCTGATGAAAAGCGGCTTGCTGTCAAGCTATAGAAAACGGTGGAGCATCGAGGTGTTCTTCCAGTCGCTCAAAGGGCGGGGATTCAACCTGGAAGCCACTCACCTGACCAAATTGGATCGGCTTGAAAGACTTTTTGCTGTGGTGTGTATGGCCTTTGCTGTTTGTCACTTATTTGGCGTGGCTTTCCATGAAAAAGTACAAAACATAAAAGTAAAGAACCACGGTTACAGGGAGAACAGCTATTTCAGAAAGGGAAAAGATCTGTTGCAGGAGCATTTCTGTACGAGACCCCGCCAAGTAGGTAATGAGATCAAAGGACTTTGGAAGAAGTTTTGGAGGGGAATTAGTTCCAAAACACCATCTGAAAAACTGGTTTTTAGTTGGTTATAA
- a CDS encoding SDR family NAD(P)-dependent oxidoreductase: protein MEYMEATKTVIITGGNSGLGFECAKTIAKANQGWHIVLACRNAEKGIQATKVTTEETGNKNVSFLKLDLASLASVRNFVAEFQSKHLPPLQGLVCNAGITSGESIEYTKDGFELTFGVNHLGHFLLTNLLLPHFAEPARVVVVSSNTHNPDIREGKLVGQAMYLGAERLAHPDSEYKLKSGPKYTTSKLCNLLFAYELDRILQKENKKITVNSFDPGACPGTNLAGENNIRKTIMDSWFGKSLLKIMGVVASTPEKSGEAMARLLLDSRLENVSGKYFQIYEDIASSKDSYNKTFAKELWEDSIKLTNYQNS from the coding sequence ATGGAATATATGGAAGCAACAAAAACAGTCATTATTACAGGTGGAAATTCAGGATTGGGGTTTGAGTGTGCAAAAACAATAGCCAAAGCAAATCAGGGTTGGCATATTGTACTTGCCTGTCGAAATGCCGAAAAAGGAATTCAGGCGACAAAGGTTACTACTGAGGAAACAGGAAACAAAAACGTGAGCTTTTTGAAATTAGACTTGGCTTCACTGGCATCTGTAAGAAATTTTGTTGCAGAATTCCAGTCCAAGCATTTACCTCCACTGCAGGGACTTGTATGCAACGCGGGTATAACATCTGGTGAATCAATTGAATATACAAAAGATGGGTTTGAATTAACTTTTGGGGTAAATCATTTAGGACACTTCTTGTTGACAAACCTCTTGCTTCCCCATTTTGCTGAACCTGCAAGAGTTGTTGTTGTCAGCAGTAATACCCATAACCCTGATATTAGAGAAGGTAAATTAGTTGGTCAAGCTATGTACTTGGGAGCTGAGAGATTAGCTCACCCCGATTCAGAGTATAAACTAAAATCAGGACCAAAATATACAACCTCGAAGTTGTGTAATCTTTTATTTGCTTATGAACTTGATAGAATTCTTCAAAAAGAGAATAAAAAGATTACCGTAAATTCTTTTGATCCAGGGGCGTGTCCCGGGACAAACCTTGCAGGTGAAAATAATATAAGAAAAACCATCATGGATAGTTGGTTTGGCAAATCGTTGCTTAAAATAATGGGTGTTGTAGCTAGTACGCCTGAAAAATCAGGTGAAGCCATGGCCCGATTGCTTCTGGATTCTAGATTAGAGAACGTAAGCGGAAAATATTTTCAGATATATGAAGATATTGCCTCATCAAAAGATTCATACAATAAAACATTTGCAAAGGAACTTTGGGAGGATAGTATTAAACTAACCAACTATCAGAATAGTTAA
- a CDS encoding helix-turn-helix domain-containing protein, translated as MKNNELQRIKTINQYHQLMGLLSPEHPLISVIDSELIIDFQGKQLLSFVFDFYAIAIKQDFKGKMRYGQQVYDFDEGMMSFVAPGQVFSFENEVNVPIKGTLILVHPDFLWSTTLAKKIKTYEFFEYSSNEALFLSEKEEKIITNIIEIIKYEYKANIDRFSHDLIIAQLELLLIYSDRYYNRQFLTRKKSNHILIDQFEGILNNYINSNMITEKGLPTVQYVSDKLNVTPGYLSRMLKALTGQSTQQHIHDKLIEKAKEKLSTTQASVSEIAYELGFEHSQSFNKLFKIKTNTSPLEFRQLFS; from the coding sequence ATGAAAAACAATGAGTTGCAAAGAATTAAAACTATTAACCAGTATCACCAGTTAATGGGGCTACTCAGTCCGGAGCACCCATTAATTAGTGTGATTGATTCTGAATTAATTATTGATTTTCAAGGCAAACAGTTGTTATCTTTTGTATTCGATTTCTATGCCATTGCAATTAAGCAAGACTTTAAAGGTAAAATGAGATATGGTCAACAGGTTTACGATTTTGATGAAGGGATGATGTCATTTGTGGCACCAGGCCAAGTATTCTCATTTGAAAACGAAGTAAATGTTCCAATTAAAGGTACCTTGATTCTAGTTCATCCTGATTTTTTATGGAGTACAACCTTGGCGAAGAAGATTAAAACGTATGAGTTCTTTGAGTATTCCAGCAATGAGGCCTTGTTTCTTTCTGAAAAAGAAGAAAAAATAATTACTAATATTATTGAGATCATTAAATATGAATACAAGGCAAACATTGATAGATTCAGCCACGACTTAATTATTGCACAGTTGGAACTACTGCTCATTTATTCCGACCGTTATTACAATCGTCAATTTCTTACCCGAAAAAAAAGTAATCATATTCTGATTGATCAATTTGAAGGCATTTTAAATAACTACATCAACAGCAATATGATTACTGAAAAAGGGTTGCCTACAGTGCAATATGTTTCTGACAAATTAAACGTAACACCAGGTTACTTGAGCAGGATGTTAAAAGCACTTACAGGCCAAAGTACCCAACAGCATATTCACGATAAATTAATTGAAAAAGCAAAGGAAAAGCTGTCTACCACTCAGGCTTCTGTCAGTGAAATAGCTTACGAATTAGGCTTTGAACATTCACAGTCGTTCAATAAACTATTCAAAATAAAAACCAACACTTCTCCCTTAGAGTTTAGGCAGTTATTTAGTTGA
- a CDS encoding AraC family transcriptional regulator codes for MYENVKYCDVPIEADRSFFFDHVHIEWDQQIKFHQHAEWELSYIITGSGHRMVGNVAQSFSCGEVVLLPPNVPHCWSFDAYDHDKDGKIENITIIFPEEVLGKLIEGFPEMKESVSQIRCYKEAVRFEGATLKALQKRMHGMLQESSLERLISLIRLFDIMASTKETCVVGGVIKQNNSTAKIQEIYRYVFNYYQHPISLDDIAQHVGMNRSAFCVFFKRAKGVSFVSFLNEFRVNSSCLMLRQTNMSIAEVCYAVGFNDIPYYNRTFKKLMGITPKKYREQYQLSISQEESVS; via the coding sequence ATGTATGAAAATGTTAAATATTGTGATGTGCCTATAGAGGCAGATAGGTCTTTCTTCTTTGATCATGTCCATATCGAGTGGGATCAACAAATCAAGTTTCACCAACATGCTGAATGGGAGCTGTCCTATATAATTACAGGCAGTGGTCATCGTATGGTGGGTAATGTGGCACAGTCATTTAGCTGCGGGGAAGTGGTACTTTTACCTCCTAATGTTCCGCACTGCTGGTCATTTGATGCTTATGATCATGACAAAGACGGCAAGATTGAGAATATAACTATTATTTTTCCTGAAGAAGTATTGGGAAAGCTTATTGAGGGTTTTCCGGAAATGAAGGAAAGTGTTTCTCAAATCAGATGTTATAAAGAGGCTGTCAGGTTTGAGGGAGCAACCCTTAAGGCCCTGCAAAAACGAATGCATGGCATGTTGCAGGAGAGTAGCCTTGAAAGATTGATCTCCCTTATCCGCTTGTTTGACATCATGGCTTCTACCAAGGAAACCTGTGTAGTTGGGGGAGTTATCAAGCAGAACAATAGTACTGCAAAAATTCAGGAGATATACCGGTATGTATTCAACTATTACCAACATCCTATCTCCTTGGATGACATTGCCCAACACGTCGGAATGAACCGATCTGCGTTCTGTGTTTTCTTTAAGCGAGCAAAAGGGGTGTCATTTGTTTCCTTTCTGAATGAATTTCGTGTCAATTCCTCTTGCCTAATGCTCCGTCAGACCAATATGTCTATCGCTGAGGTTTGCTATGCTGTTGGGTTTAATGATATTCCTTATTATAACCGGACTTTCAAGAAGCTGATGGGAATTACCCCTAAGAAATACAGGGAGCAATATCAGTTGTCTATTTCACAGGAGGAGTCTGTTAGTTAA
- a CDS encoding acyltransferase family protein yields the protein MNSNISHSFTDTKKHYIILDGLRGVAAVIVVMFHLLETFAGGDHVKQLINHGYLAVDFFFLLSGFVIGYAYDDRWHKMSLKEFFKRRLIRLHPMIIVGMVIGAITFYQQANPMWPGIADVSLLKMLAVMLIGFTLLPVPKSMDIRGWGEMHPLNGPAWSLFFEYIANILYALILRKVSNKVLFLLVLISGGALIHLAVTSSHGDIIGGWSIDSTQLRIGFTRLLYPFLAGLFLSRTVKPGSIKNAFMWSCLILVAILSIPRVGGHDHLWMNGLYDSLSIIFVFPLVVFIGASGQVESKIPSTICKFLGDISYPLYIIHYPLTYVFMAWVANNKVSMAASIPVALTILIGSIILAYICFKLYDVPVRKWLTKRTMARASK from the coding sequence ATGAACTCAAATATATCACACTCATTTACAGACACTAAAAAACACTACATCATCTTGGATGGACTTCGCGGTGTAGCGGCTGTAATTGTTGTCATGTTCCACCTTTTGGAAACTTTCGCAGGAGGAGATCATGTAAAGCAACTTATCAATCACGGCTACCTTGCAGTAGATTTTTTCTTTCTATTATCAGGTTTTGTAATAGGGTATGCCTACGATGACAGATGGCATAAAATGAGCTTGAAGGAATTCTTTAAGCGTCGCCTTATCCGCCTGCACCCAATGATTATTGTAGGGATGGTGATTGGTGCAATCACCTTCTACCAACAGGCTAACCCAATGTGGCCCGGTATAGCAGATGTTTCCTTATTGAAAATGTTGGCTGTTATGTTGATTGGCTTTACATTACTTCCTGTCCCTAAATCTATGGATATTAGAGGATGGGGCGAAATGCACCCTTTAAATGGTCCTGCATGGTCACTTTTCTTTGAATATATAGCCAATATACTTTACGCATTAATCCTTAGAAAAGTCTCGAACAAGGTATTGTTCCTGCTGGTACTGATTTCAGGTGGCGCACTTATACATCTGGCTGTAACAAGTTCTCATGGTGATATTATTGGAGGGTGGTCTATTGATTCAACACAATTGAGGATAGGCTTTACAAGGTTGTTGTACCCATTTTTGGCTGGTCTTTTTCTTTCACGTACTGTAAAACCTGGTAGTATAAAGAACGCATTTATGTGGAGCTGCCTGATATTGGTTGCTATACTTTCAATACCAAGAGTCGGAGGACATGATCACCTATGGATGAATGGTCTCTATGATTCCCTATCCATCATATTTGTCTTCCCACTGGTAGTATTCATTGGAGCTAGCGGACAAGTAGAAAGCAAAATACCATCCACTATCTGTAAATTCTTGGGAGATATATCTTACCCCTTATACATCATCCACTACCCACTGACTTATGTATTTATGGCTTGGGTAGCCAACAACAAAGTTTCCATGGCAGCGTCGATTCCAGTGGCTTTGACCATACTTATAGGAAGTATTATCCTTGCCTATATTTGTTTCAAGCTATATGACGTACCTGTACGCAAGTGGCTTACAAAACGCACGATGGCCCGTGCTTCAAAATAG